The following nucleotide sequence is from Trifolium pratense cultivar HEN17-A07 linkage group LG2, ARS_RC_1.1, whole genome shotgun sequence.
AATTAAAAGGCGTTCTAGGTTTACAACGATTTATTTCTTTTTGGATATATTGGGTTTTCTTTCTTCAATGTTGATATCAAACTCTGTCTATTAGGCTTTAGTTTTATGTTTTATACACACATGCCATGAAATGTGTATCAGAGTTTTCTATCAATGGATAAACACTATTTTCTTCTATGTTTTGATCTAGTTTCAATGGTAATTTGTAGACGAacttttatttaatcaaaattggTTATTCAACTAGTCAACACGCTCGACCATTGTACAAGACTTCATGAGGATCCGACTTGTTTATACGAGGAATTGAAAACATGTTAACTTAGAACAATCAATTAAAGGATAGCTAGATTTTGGCTGAGTTACTTGGAACATACTGTTCCTCCTTCATCAGGTCATTACAGGGAGAGGGTACTCCTCCATTTAGCAATGTAGTGAACCTACAATATGATAATctgtttattttctaaattctgAGGAATAGTTGATCACTAATTTCCttcttttattcattattaAAGGAGTCATTATAACACAATTCAATAAAAAACATGCAACAGCTAAGAGCTTGATCTTGTTTTTGTTAGGCCGTATAATTCTGCGGTGGAGGGTATCGAAATTTCATTAGATATAACGTCATATTATGTAAATTTTATAGTCTTCAAGATATAATGATATGTAGTATATGCACAAAACAAAATGCATCCATAAGGTTCACTGGTGTAAATATTGAGATGCTTAGAGTTATTAATACAGTGTTCCCTTCAGAAAATTGAACTTGGTACTAAAGACCAAACTAAATGGTAAATCCCACAAATTTAGTAAATGACTTGAAACTTGAAAGGTGTTTAGGCAGGCTCAATGGCTCATTTACCATTATAAGATCAAAGTTTAAAAGGTTTACTCTGTGTATGATATAAGTATAATACATACAACAACAACACTACTGAACATACTTAAAAATGAAATCAACCAAATTAAcagaatgagaaaaatattcACCATGATGAGTCCATGAATCATCACAGTAATTATAACTCTTTTTGACATTGTAAAATATAACTTGtgtaacaaacaataaaaacgatTGCAggcattcaaataaaaaataaatctagaTCAATATTAAGAAACATCAAACATATGCTTATCTTTCACAAAATCACATTAGCTATCTCAACgggattatttattttaaatagcgaaattttattctaaatctttttaaattttaaatcttACTTATTTTGAGGTTGTTTGTTATaactttttatagaaaaaaaaagaaaagagtaaaCTGCCAAATACCtcctaaaatttcaaaattcatcaaataccccaaaaatttggaaatagacaAATATCCCCTAAAATTATAAAAGGTCAATCGAATTACCCCTGACGTGGACTCTGACTGGTAGTGTCAggagcaatttgattgactttttataatttcgGTAGCCGTGAACACCCTAAATATACCGGATTCGAGTATAATAAGATTGAATTGAATTACCACATTGAACGGATTACCAGTAGCCGTGAACACCCTAAATATACCTACTAACTGAGATTAttaatcttgtttttttttggtgattaATCTTCTCTTTAATATACAATAACATGATAATGAAGTGTCATATAAGCATGCATCAATATAGCTAAAAGCATCATGATAACGAAGCTCTAGAAAAAATGTCTTAACATATCTAATATCTTAcagcaaaaagaaaaacagaaaaaaaaaatgccctTATGACTTAAAACAAACTCTTAACAACAAATAAAGATAACttcttattaattaataattattatgcATAATTATGCAAAATTAGATATAGAAAATGGCAAAAACTGTGATGGCCAAACCAACAAAACCATAAGCTCCCTTTCCAacattcaatggtgatgcattgCTACGACTAGGAGAAGGTGACGGTGTATTAGAAACTGGGGCTGGAGAGTCGGATGCTGATGGAGATTTTGCTGGTGCCGGTGCTGTTGGAGATGTTGTTGGTGCTGATGGAGATTTTGTTGGTGGTGTCGGTGCTGATGGAGATGTTGTTGGTGGTGATGGAGATTTTGTTGGTGCTGATGGAGATGTTGTTGGTGGTGATGGAGATTTTGCTGGATTGGGCACATTGATATCAACTCTCTGTCCTAGTTGGCAATGGCCAGGAATACCACACATGAAGAAGTGGTGACCATAATGTGTTAACTTTATGGTGTCATTTCCAGTGGTGTAGGTTTCCAAAGGGGCTGATGCATCACATTTCATGTACACAGCGTGGTTCTTCACTCTCATCACATTGTGGAACTGAGCATTGTATTCAAAAACTGGCGACACAAATTACCaacaattttagtttttaaattgAGGTCGCAATATAACAATTTTAGAGGTATTTGCAAGTTGCAACTGACTGCAGTTGCGGCTGCATTGGTTAGATTTGCAAGCATTTTACCGTAAATGTAAATGTACAAACTAAACTGCGACCGCAACtataatttaaaacaaacatTTCAAGTTAGGGTGACTTACTAATGGTGTCATTAATTTTGAACTGCTTTTCAGCGGCCCATTTCTTGTAATTTATATCACCCTTGGTTGTCCAACCAGCAGAGTCTCCAACCTTGTAATCAGCTGCATTTGAAACCTGAGCAGCTAccattatcatcatcaacaaaacTAGAGCTTTCTCAACAAATGCCATGTTTCTctgcaaaaatattttaaattttagaaactttctctacaaatatattataatgtgCTAATGAGACTCTCTCTTCACATTGTGATATTTATATATCCTTTTTGACAACATTGTAATTGAATTAGTTGATCCccttcttttttattaattattttgataaaaactgaaaacatttttaattaaaaaaaaagggacATATGTGGCCCTtaattaatcctaatttttgCATAGTtcaaacaacaataataacaacaataataataataataatatattaagacaaaaaagaaataattcatgtttttttataagaaacaaatcactttttttttttgaaaaggagAAACAAATCACTTTTTAATTTcgttaaaaaacaaaattattaattattagtaactataaagaaaagaaaaagtgtaAGTATTATTTTGGCCCAGATCTGTTTCTTATGCTCAATTCGATGCTTATATAGAGCAAATCGATAATTCAGGCAGACAAATTGGGGGTCCGATGGATCGCtagataaattgttttttgctattttaattttagatcTGAATATTAtgttatttgttaaaattggagtgttttttttttttttgcaacctTTGAATTGAGTTAATACATATAgcaaaagaataatttttatgttaaagaATTTTCTATAGATTTGGTTATTAGGCAAAAGAGTTCATATAATACTAAACTATGTGATTGATGATGATACCGAAAGAAAGTGTTATTTACCACTAGCTACTGTTGTTTCGATTAAGGTGTAAACATATGCTCTTATTTTCTAATCAAAACATATTTACAATGATGAtacattatatattatatatgtacgTAATTGtaaaccaaatatattaatataatagaTTATAACAAGTACAAATGCGacaacaaataaacaaaaaggAAGGCAAATATCGCAAAAACTATTGGCatgatcaaaataaaaataagacaaaagGCAATTTGACTGTAAAAAGGGAAAAGAATATACCGTTTTTTCTTTCACGGCTTCTCctattttcctcaatttttctcTCTATTACACTCACCTTTCTTCTCAAGtcttatacccttatttataataataaattaggTTTTTTGTCATTAATGAGGAGAATCAATCAAATTAATTtctatttaataattaaatcaatCAAATCAATTTACTGATATGGcataaaaaagtatatttcctttttaataagtactaggggtaaacccgtgcgttgcacgggttcgattaaatatataattaaaatatttttataaatgaaaaataataattattataaatataataatatcatatagttaaatgatagatattaaaatagcttatttaactcatcttcaatatattattggtcaaaaaagaataagaaaatatgagacataagagcaatttaaagttcgcttatagagatgtcgtaaaataaattataacctttaacttctaaacttttgcatataggtcatatacattcaaattatttctaatgtagttgagacatacattttttttttttacaaaacataccaaatccatggtttaaatagaaggaaaacttcCGATCAAAATTGACGTGCTTCACAATCATCACACTGCAATGaccacatttattc
It contains:
- the LOC123905431 gene encoding uclacyanin-3-like, whose protein sequence is MAFVEKALVLLMMIMVAAQVSNAADYKVGDSAGWTTKGDINYKKWAAEKQFKINDTIIFEYNAQFHNVMRVKNHAVYMKCDASAPLETYTTGNDTIKLTHYGHHFFMCGIPGHCQLGQRVDINVPNPAKSPSPPTTSPSAPTKSPSPPTTSPSAPTPPTKSPSAPTTSPTAPAPAKSPSASDSPAPVSNTPSPSPSRSNASPLNVGKGAYGFVGLAITVFAIFYI